TTTGTAACGAAACACCGCTCCATAAGCGTATAGCCCTATCCAAGTATAGATAATGAATACTGCTGCCGAATAAAGCAAAAATAACCAAACTATAATTTCGTATACGATATGGGAAAACTCTAACATTTTTTCTCTTGCAAAGCGTGTTTAATAATTTGTGTAAGTTCGTCGTATGTATCTTCACGTTGTGAAATCTCGCGCAAATACTGTTCTTCGCCCAGTACAACGAGTACTTCTGCTGCAGAAATTTTAATTGACACTTGGTTATGATTCCACAGTTGATCCTTTAGAAAATACTCACTTTCCCTACTTTTGGCAATCTTCATTGCTTTAAGGATTTCGATCTGAACTTCTATTGGTTGCAGATCAAAATTTTGCATAAATTGCTGAATTGTCCCACTGTTCTCAATAGCCTGCAACGTTCGTATGGCTTGTACACGAACCTTCGTAGATGGATGATCCAATAGGCTAAAAACTTCGGTATAAAAAGTCATCAATCTAAATTTTCGGATCAAACGCAATGTAAATACGACGACAGAATCATTTGAACTCTTAAGCCAGGTATCCACATGTAACTCCGAAAGCTCGGGTATTTCATGAATAGAAAACAATAAACGCAATTGTTGCCAGTCAGATAAGGGACGATCGAAATGGTCCAAAAAACCAAGTCCCTCATATCCCTTAAAACTTACGATCGCATATTGTGCTTCTTGATATACCGCAGTACGGGGATCATTAAGCTTGGCTGTTATCTCAGGGATTGCCGGTTCAACATTCATCGCGGCAAGCTCTTGAACACCACCCGCAACCAGATAAGCTTTTCTATGCCGAAGCTTTCGCCAAGCCTCATCCTCCAATTTAAAATCATGAAACAACCTATTGATCGATTGTTTCGCTCCACCAGAAAATTTTCGATCCGAGTCAACTAATACATCCAAAAAAAGAGCCCGAAAAGAAGGTTCCTTCAGGTATTTCGCAAACTCCAAGTCTCGATCGCCATTCTCATCGCCACCTACTATAGTTTCCATAATTTTGTACTCGATGATCTGTCGCCAAGATTGCCTATTATGAAGGATTCTATAGCTATAAAAGCTGTATCCCAGTACTGTGATAATCAATAATAGTACTAAAATCAATACGATAACAATCGCCAGAATAAGCTCATGTAGCTCGATATGGTGGTGCATAATTTTATTTATTTATCAGGCGTTTTATCCTAAGAATCAGTTCGTTTGGACTAAATGGCTTAACCATAAAATCAGATGCGCCTAAATCAAATGCATCCACCACGACCTCCTCTTGGCCCATACTCGATAATACAATAACCGGGATTTTCTTTCCGATACTCTTTATTGCCGAAAGAATTTCAATACCAGAAGCAAAGGGCATCATAATATCCGTTACAACTAAATCCAAATTCAGTTCATTAATTTTCTCGATGGCTTCACGGCCATTTCTGGTCAGCACCACTTCGTGTCCTTCTTTCACTAATTTGTGTTCAACAGTACGTAGTATCAATTCGTCGTCTTCCGCTATTAAAATCAACATATCATTATTTATTTAAGATTTTTGCAATTAATTCCAATCCGATATCCATTTCTTGTTCAATTGCCACAAAAGCGATCGCAAGGTCTGTTTCAATCGTTGGGCTGATCTCAAGGTCCTTGGTCATTTGAGCCAATTTAATAAGTCCGGCTGTCGATGAAGTTCCCCGCAACTTATGAAGGAGTTCTTTGATGCGTACAATATCGTTTGTATCAATGGCCTCCTTTAACTGCTTTCTAGACCCCTTTATTTCCCGGACGACCAAATCCAGAAAAAAGGTTAAAAATGCGGGATCATCGCCAGCCTGTTCTTCCAGCCGTCGCATATCCAGATGCTCGTCCAAATCTTCCAGATCCGAGGCTTCGGCAGCACTAGGTTTAACCGATAACATGGCTTTTTCCAAGGCCTTGAATAAATCCTGTTGACGAATAGGTTTAGCTAGAAAGTCTGACATTCCCGCTTCCAGACAGCGTTCCTTTTCGCCTGAAATATTACCGGCAGTAACACCGATAATAGGTGTCTCAGCATAGGATGACATTTGCCGGATCTGTTTGGTTGCTTCAATACCATCGACCTCGGGCATCTGAACATCCATCAAAATAAAATCAAATTGTTTTTCTTTGCAAGCACGAATGGCTTGGGCTCCGTCAGAAACTTCGGTTAACTGGGCGCCAGGCATGATGCTAGCCATCATGCGTAAATTAAGCGCCATATTAACGGCATTGTCGTCTGCCAGGAGCACCTTAACGTCTTGACCGTACGAATCTGATGATAACGATAAGTTTGCATTCGCCTTTACTTGCACAGCATCTTCCCTATTTTGTTGTATCGCCCTTCTTAAAGTCGAATACAGTTCTTCAGAT
The Sphingobacterium multivorum genome window above contains:
- a CDS encoding response regulator transcription factor, yielding MLILIAEDDELILRTVEHKLVKEGHEVVLTRNGREAIEKINELNLDLVVTDIMMPFASGIEILSAIKSIGKKIPVIVLSSMGQEEVVVDAFDLGASDFMVKPFSPNELILRIKRLINK